A stretch of Eubalaena glacialis isolate mEubGla1 chromosome 10, mEubGla1.1.hap2.+ XY, whole genome shotgun sequence DNA encodes these proteins:
- the CLDN25 gene encoding LOW QUALITY PROTEIN: putative claudin-25 (The sequence of the model RefSeq protein was modified relative to this genomic sequence to represent the inferred CDS: inserted 2 bases in 1 codon; deleted 1 base in 1 codon): MAWSFCGKAQLGGLXSLLGWVSSCVLPQWKTLNLELNEMETWIMGLWEVCIDQEEVATVCKASESFSSLPLELQASHILMVASHGLLRLLLSGFGAQCFQFHRIRWVFQRWLCLLGGGTLEASASVTPLFPVSWVAYATIQDFWDDSIPEIVSRWEFGDALYLGWAAGVFPALGGLLLIFSACLGKEDVPSVQMAVPTAAPPACAPAEESDCSFYLMPRPRILFI; this comes from the exons ATGGCCTGGAGTTTCTGCGGGAAAGCCCAGCTTGGGGGACT CTCTCTGCTTGGCTGGGTCTCTTCATGTGTCCTGCCCCAATGGAAAACTCTCAATCTGGAGCTGAACGAAATGGAGACCTGGATCATGGGACTTTGGGAGGTCTGCATAGATCAAGAGGAAGTTGCCACTGTGTGCAAGGCCTCTGAGTCCTTCTCGTCTCTGCCCCTGGAGCTCCAGGCATCCCACATCCTCATGGTAGCCTCCCATGGACTACTGAGGCTTCTGCTCTCTGGCTTTGGGGCCCAATGCTTCCAGTTTCACAGGATCAGATGGGTATTTCAGAGGTGGCTTTGCCTCCTGGGG GGGGGGACTTTGGAGGCATCAGCTTCGGTCACTCCCCTCTTTCCAGTCTCCTGGGTGGCCTACGCCACAATCCAAGACTTCTGGGATGACAGCATCCCTGAGATTGTGTCTCGGTGGGAGTTTGGAGATGCCCTCTACCTGGGCTGGGCTGCTGGTGTTTTCCCGGCCCTTGGTGGGTTACTCCTCATCTTCTCGGCCTGCCTGGGAAAAGAAGATGTGCCCTCTGTCCAGATGGCTGTCCCTACAGCAGCCCCACCAGCCTGTGCTCCAGCGGAAGAGTCCGATTGCTCGTTCTACCTAATGCCAAGACCTAGGATCCTGTTCATCTAG